From the Flavobacterium galactosidilyticum genome, one window contains:
- a CDS encoding AraC family transcriptional regulator — MSKLAFPTLSIGNILGEDNLGITLFRHSVKGRNEFEQPHKHDFFLVFFVESGSGVHDIDFTQYTVADNQVYFVRPGQIHNWSLKEGTTGFQLMLSSEIVNIFYNLSPLSFFQPSSLSCISLTATVFQEFIKKLNEIEGLLPNNDIVTKEIVVLQLHLLLKLLEKNYLIQFPESDSVVRPEKLIQKFAELLEIHFQQEPSVKFYATQLKITANYLNILSQKYLKTSAGDFIKDRTMLEAKRLLASTNLSMKEIAYQLGFNDNGYFSKVFKKHSGESPSDFRESYKFYHPYH; from the coding sequence TATTACCCTATTCCGTCATAGTGTAAAGGGACGAAACGAATTTGAGCAGCCCCATAAACACGATTTCTTTCTAGTCTTTTTTGTCGAAAGTGGCTCCGGAGTTCACGATATTGACTTCACACAATATACAGTTGCTGATAATCAGGTTTATTTTGTTCGCCCTGGACAAATACACAATTGGTCACTTAAAGAAGGTACGACTGGGTTTCAGTTGATGCTTTCGAGCGAAATAGTAAATATTTTTTATAATTTATCTCCACTTTCTTTTTTTCAACCCAGTTCTTTATCCTGTATTTCACTAACAGCAACAGTTTTTCAAGAGTTTATAAAAAAGCTGAATGAAATCGAAGGATTACTTCCTAATAATGATATAGTTACAAAGGAAATAGTAGTGCTGCAGCTGCATTTGTTGCTTAAGCTATTAGAGAAGAATTATTTAATTCAATTTCCAGAGAGCGATAGTGTCGTTAGACCTGAAAAATTAATACAAAAATTCGCTGAGTTACTTGAGATTCATTTTCAGCAAGAGCCATCGGTAAAATTTTATGCCACTCAGTTAAAAATAACAGCTAATTATCTAAATATCCTTTCGCAAAAATATTTAAAAACTTCTGCCGGAGATTTCATAAAAGATAGAACCATGCTTGAAGCGAAGCGCCTGTTAGCTAGCACTAACTTATCTATGAAAGAAATCGCATACCAATTGGGTTTTAATGATAATGGCTATTTTAGTAAAGTCTTTAAAAAACATTCAGGAGAATCGCCGAGCGATTTTAGAGAAAGTTATAAATTTTACCATCCTTATCATTAA
- a CDS encoding ankyrin repeat domain-containing protein gives MTSIKNNSGLLSKLVIIIVLICGCSSKQTESKLEDMDKNKALFEAVDRGDATMVTKILQDKLSLEIKNEKGRTALMEAVYKTDNKIAVLLITAGADVNAQDGIKSSPFLYAGAEGNVEIVKMALKHGANFKIYNRYGGTALIPAAEKGHLEVVKLLVNTPNFPIDHINNLGWTALLEAVLLSDGGQVHIDIVAALIKGGCDVNIGDKNGITSLMHAKKQGYIEMVKLLEQAGAK, from the coding sequence ATGACAAGTATAAAAAACAACAGCGGATTATTAAGCAAATTGGTTATAATCATTGTCTTAATTTGTGGTTGCTCTTCAAAACAAACAGAATCAAAATTAGAGGATATGGACAAAAACAAAGCACTTTTTGAAGCTGTTGATCGTGGTGATGCAACAATGGTGACAAAGATTTTACAGGATAAGCTCTCCTTAGAAATTAAAAATGAAAAGGGGAGAACTGCACTCATGGAAGCAGTTTATAAAACGGATAATAAAATAGCCGTATTGCTTATAACTGCAGGAGCCGATGTCAATGCTCAGGATGGAATAAAAAGCAGCCCTTTTTTATACGCTGGTGCTGAAGGTAATGTGGAAATAGTAAAAATGGCATTGAAGCACGGTGCAAACTTCAAAATCTATAATCGATATGGAGGAACAGCACTGATTCCTGCAGCCGAAAAAGGACATTTAGAAGTTGTGAAATTATTGGTAAACACTCCAAATTTCCCTATAGATCATATTAATAATTTGGGTTGGACCGCTTTACTTGAAGCTGTTTTGTTGAGTGATGGTGGCCAAGTTCACATAGATATAGTAGCTGCGCTAATAAAAGGAGGTTGTGATGTAAACATTGGTGATAAAAACGGAATAACATCATTGATGCATGCTAAGAAACAAGGTTATATTGAAATGGTAAAATTATTAGAACAAGCAGGAGCAAAATAA
- a CDS encoding amidohydrolase, which produces MDQNAISRKKFLGMSAAATGAALFSGVGSSAMTELKNEDKTKADLKEYILSNVRLEEGFEYNEKKEVVSTKTDLYNLHIANGKIKKITKEKLDLRVKIIDAKGFLMLPGLRDMHIHIDKTYYGGKWNAAPRKGYTVKDMIVLEEKIIPQLLTDSQRKAEEAIELMKSQGTYFARCQTNIDPVSGLKSLEHLLAALDKNKDSFAWEIVAFPQHGILYSQSESLLREAAKMGVDFIGGLDPTTVDGNLERSLDAMFQIAIDNNKGIDIHLHEGLPTGKAAIDYIIKKTEENKQLQGKTYISHGFALARMEQKELEKTAEQMGALGIGVVSTVPIGRTIIPIPTLKKYGVKLMTGTDSIVDHWQPFGNCDMLEKAKLCAQLYGWTDEFSLSRALHIATTNEVLLLNDAGIRTWPLIDNEANFILVKASCSAETVARLPKREAVFFKGKLIAGEMKA; this is translated from the coding sequence ATGGATCAAAACGCGATTAGTAGAAAAAAATTTTTAGGAATGAGTGCAGCTGCAACTGGCGCAGCTTTGTTTTCTGGTGTTGGTAGTTCAGCGATGACTGAGCTAAAGAATGAGGATAAAACGAAAGCTGATTTAAAAGAATATATTTTATCAAATGTAAGGCTGGAAGAAGGTTTTGAATATAATGAAAAGAAGGAAGTGGTTTCCACCAAAACAGACTTGTACAATTTGCATATTGCCAATGGTAAAATAAAAAAGATTACTAAGGAGAAATTAGATTTACGAGTAAAAATAATTGATGCAAAAGGATTTTTGATGCTACCTGGTTTGCGTGATATGCATATTCATATTGATAAAACGTATTACGGTGGGAAGTGGAATGCTGCGCCAAGAAAAGGCTATACAGTAAAGGATATGATCGTGTTAGAGGAAAAAATAATTCCACAATTATTGACAGACTCGCAGCGCAAAGCCGAAGAAGCTATAGAACTAATGAAAAGCCAAGGTACATATTTTGCACGTTGCCAAACTAATATTGATCCCGTAAGTGGATTAAAAAGTTTAGAGCATTTATTAGCCGCTCTAGATAAAAATAAAGATAGTTTTGCTTGGGAAATTGTAGCTTTTCCGCAGCATGGAATTCTGTATTCTCAATCAGAGTCGTTATTGCGAGAAGCTGCTAAAATGGGCGTTGACTTCATTGGTGGACTAGATCCAACAACTGTTGATGGGAATCTTGAGCGATCTCTTGACGCAATGTTCCAAATTGCAATTGATAACAATAAAGGAATTGATATTCACTTGCACGAAGGACTACCAACAGGAAAGGCGGCAATTGATTATATTATCAAAAAAACAGAAGAGAACAAACAGTTACAAGGTAAAACATACATTAGTCATGGTTTTGCACTTGCAAGAATGGAACAAAAAGAATTAGAAAAAACAGCCGAACAAATGGGAGCGCTGGGAATTGGTGTTGTTTCTACAGTTCCAATTGGTAGAACCATTATACCTATTCCTACTTTGAAAAAATACGGTGTAAAATTAATGACAGGAACTGATAGTATTGTAGATCATTGGCAACCTTTTGGAAATTGTGATATGCTTGAAAAAGCAAAATTGTGTGCCCAACTTTACGGATGGACGGATGAGTTTAGTTTAAGTCGTGCTCTACATATTGCTACTACTAATGAGGTTTTACTACTAAATGATGCCGGCATTCGAACTTGGCCTCTTATAGATAATGAAGCCAATTTTATCTTGGTAAAAGCCAGTTGTTCTGCAGAAACGGTAGCGCGTTTACCTAAAAGAGAAGCAGTCTTTTTTAAAGGAAAACTTATAGCAGGAGAAATGAAGGCTTAA
- a CDS encoding RsmD family RNA methyltransferase, with the protein MRIISGKYKGRRISPPKGLPVRPTTDMSKEALFNVLNNHFNFEGLKVLDLFAGTGNISYEFASRGCTPITSVDGDFGCVKFIKQVATEYDFNIAATKSDVYSYLEKCKTSYDIIFADPPYGFEQKTFERIIELVFERDLLNEDGMMVIEHSKYTKLDHMIHFSFQKSYGGSIFSFFEIASNGEGNDEDEIDGEEE; encoded by the coding sequence ATGAGAATAATTTCAGGAAAATACAAAGGAAGACGCATTTCTCCACCAAAAGGTTTGCCCGTACGTCCTACAACAGATATGTCTAAAGAAGCATTATTCAATGTTTTAAATAACCATTTTAATTTTGAAGGGTTAAAAGTGTTAGACTTGTTTGCTGGAACTGGGAATATTAGTTACGAATTTGCATCACGTGGTTGCACACCAATCACTTCTGTAGATGGCGACTTTGGATGTGTAAAATTCATCAAGCAAGTTGCAACTGAATATGATTTTAATATTGCTGCTACAAAAAGTGATGTGTACTCCTATTTAGAAAAATGTAAAACATCGTATGATATTATTTTTGCAGATCCACCTTACGGATTCGAACAAAAAACGTTTGAAAGAATTATTGAGTTAGTTTTTGAAAGAGACTTGCTTAATGAAGATGGAATGATGGTAATCGAACATTCTAAGTATACGAAACTGGATCATATGATTCATTTTTCTTTCCAGAAAAGTTACGGAGGCTCTATTTTTAGTTTTTTCGAAATAGCTTCGAACGGCGAAGGCAATGATGAGGATGAAATAGATGGTGAAGAAGAATAG
- a CDS encoding DUF3822 family protein, with the protein MPTENTNITEKVYKKLSIQVSLNGLSFCCFNTLNDTVSSVNEVQFDTVDKNAKIEELFANAFQSYPELSETYDEILVIHNNNLSTFVPEPLFDEHFLGSYLQYNTKVFETDFFAFDVISNCQMNSVYIPYVNINNFFIDQFGSFDYKHANSILVHKLLIASKNKEEKKMFIHINSGHFEIIVVQNQKLLLFNSFDYNTAEDFIYYILFTAEQLNLNPENFPLELIGNIDQENDCFKIAYKYIRNVSLIDVEDLRWNNYFSEAENRKHYILFNS; encoded by the coding sequence ATGCCAACAGAAAACACTAACATAACCGAGAAGGTTTATAAAAAACTATCTATTCAAGTATCTTTGAATGGTTTATCTTTTTGTTGTTTTAATACACTTAACGATACTGTTAGTTCCGTTAATGAAGTTCAGTTTGACACGGTGGACAAAAACGCCAAGATTGAGGAACTGTTTGCCAATGCCTTTCAAAGTTATCCCGAATTAAGTGAAACTTATGATGAGATTTTAGTGATTCACAACAACAATCTTTCAACATTTGTTCCGGAGCCGCTATTTGATGAACATTTTTTAGGTAGTTATTTACAATACAATACAAAGGTCTTTGAAACTGATTTTTTTGCTTTTGATGTAATTTCAAACTGCCAAATGAATTCTGTTTATATACCTTACGTAAATATCAATAATTTTTTTATTGACCAATTTGGCTCTTTCGATTACAAACATGCCAATAGCATTTTAGTTCATAAACTATTGATTGCCTCTAAAAACAAAGAGGAAAAAAAGATGTTCATTCATATCAATTCAGGACATTTTGAAATCATAGTAGTCCAGAATCAAAAGCTGTTATTATTCAATTCATTTGATTATAACACAGCTGAAGACTTTATTTATTATATTTTATTCACTGCTGAGCAATTAAATCTTAATCCCGAAAATTTCCCATTAGAATTGATCGGGAATATTGATCAAGAAAATGATTGTTTTAAAATTGCTTATAAATACATTCGCAATGTTTCTCTTATCGATGTAGAGGATTTGCGATGGAACAATTATTTTTCTGAGGCCGAAAACAGAAAACATTATATACTTTTCAACTCATGA
- a CDS encoding ATP-dependent DNA helicase, whose product MNSSLFYSLLQRKFPFQPTYKQDVFFQKIAIFLTEVENNTIFVLKGYAGTGKTTVISTIVNSLLDINKKYVLLAPTGRAAKVIANYSDKPAFTIHKKIYFPKKSSGGGVSFTLQQNKHTNTIFIVDEASMISDANSDSKLYENGSLLDDLISYVYSGKNCKMILLGDTAQLPPVNLDISPALDIRTLGMNYDKEVEHIELDEVMRQEENSGILHNATELRELLKDSFITEFKFDVKKFKDIVRLTDGYDIQDAINSAYSNYSIEDTAFIVRSNKRANQYNEQIRTKILDKESELSTGDFLMVVKNNYFWLKDSDHAGFIANGDIIEVLEIFNIKELYGFKFAKVKIRMIDYPDQKAFETVLLLDTIKSESPSLTYEESNRLYQEVLKDYEGETKFKQFQKVKANEYFNGLQVKFSYAITCHKSQGGQWNTVFIEQPYLPDGINRDYIRWLYTAMTRAKNKLYLIGFKDDSFVE is encoded by the coding sequence ATGAATTCCTCCTTGTTTTACAGTCTTTTACAACGCAAATTTCCATTTCAACCCACTTACAAACAAGATGTTTTTTTTCAGAAAATCGCTATTTTTTTAACTGAAGTTGAAAACAACACTATTTTTGTTCTAAAAGGATACGCTGGAACTGGTAAAACAACAGTAATTTCTACGATTGTCAATAGTTTATTGGATATTAATAAAAAATATGTTTTGCTTGCACCTACAGGTCGCGCAGCAAAAGTGATTGCTAACTATTCTGACAAACCGGCTTTTACAATTCATAAAAAAATATACTTTCCTAAAAAATCTTCCGGCGGTGGCGTTTCTTTTACATTGCAGCAAAATAAGCATACTAATACAATTTTTATTGTTGATGAAGCGTCGATGATTTCAGATGCGAATTCCGATTCTAAATTATATGAAAACGGTTCTTTACTAGATGATTTGATTTCGTATGTGTATTCTGGAAAAAATTGTAAGATGATTTTACTGGGAGATACCGCACAGTTACCTCCCGTAAATCTAGATATCAGTCCCGCTTTAGATATTCGAACTTTAGGAATGAATTATGATAAAGAAGTAGAACATATCGAGCTTGACGAAGTAATGCGTCAGGAAGAAAATTCAGGAATTTTACATAATGCAACTGAACTTCGAGAATTGTTGAAAGATTCTTTCATCACTGAATTCAAATTTGATGTCAAGAAATTCAAAGATATTGTACGCTTAACAGATGGATATGACATTCAGGACGCCATAAATTCTGCTTACAGTAATTATAGTATTGAAGATACTGCGTTTATCGTTCGTTCTAATAAAAGAGCTAATCAGTATAATGAGCAAATTAGAACTAAAATTCTCGATAAAGAAAGCGAACTTTCCACTGGAGATTTCTTAATGGTTGTCAAAAATAATTATTTCTGGTTAAAAGATTCAGATCATGCCGGCTTTATTGCTAATGGTGATATTATTGAAGTTTTAGAAATTTTCAATATCAAAGAATTGTATGGTTTTAAGTTTGCAAAAGTTAAAATCAGAATGATTGATTATCCGGATCAAAAGGCTTTTGAAACGGTTCTATTATTAGATACTATAAAAAGTGAATCGCCATCTCTAACTTATGAAGAATCGAATCGACTGTATCAAGAAGTGTTGAAGGATTACGAAGGCGAAACTAAATTCAAACAGTTTCAAAAAGTAAAAGCCAACGAATATTTTAATGGACTCCAAGTTAAATTTTCGTATGCAATAACCTGTCATAAGTCTCAAGGTGGTCAGTGGAATACGGTTTTTATAGAACAACCGTATTTGCCGGATGGCATCAACAGAGATTATATCAGATGGCTGTACACAGCAATGACGAGAGCTAAAAACAAATTGTATTTGATAGGTTTTAAGGATGATAGTTTTGTGGAATAA
- the ygiD gene encoding 4,5-DOPA dioxygenase extradiol — MNTLNDLHKISGSFSNTEKMPVLFLGHGSPMNAIEENQFVTGFRNLAKTLPQPNAILCISAHWFTKGTKVTAMEMPRTIHDFGGFPQALFDVQYPAKGSPELALETKQLLTPVEVELDEHWGLDHGAWSVIKHLYPEANVPVIQLSIDYTKSGQYHFELAQKLSALRTKGILIVGSGNIVHNLRLVDYRNFDKDNYGYDWAIEARETVNNYLLDGNFQPLIDFEKQSKAFQLAIPTPEHYLPLIYTLGLKVKSEELSLFNDKLLAGSLSMTSVKIM, encoded by the coding sequence ATGAACACATTAAACGATTTACATAAAATATCTGGCTCTTTTTCGAATACTGAAAAAATGCCGGTTTTATTTTTGGGACATGGAAGCCCGATGAATGCGATTGAAGAAAATCAGTTTGTGACGGGTTTTCGAAATTTGGCTAAAACGTTACCGCAACCAAATGCGATTTTGTGTATTTCGGCGCATTGGTTTACCAAAGGGACAAAGGTTACTGCAATGGAAATGCCCAGAACGATTCACGATTTTGGTGGTTTTCCGCAAGCGTTGTTTGACGTGCAATATCCAGCAAAAGGAAGTCCGGAATTAGCATTAGAAACCAAACAATTATTGACTCCGGTAGAAGTGGAGCTGGACGAACATTGGGGTTTGGATCACGGTGCTTGGAGTGTAATTAAGCATTTATATCCGGAAGCGAATGTTCCTGTAATTCAGTTGAGTATTGATTATACAAAATCTGGGCAATACCATTTTGAACTAGCTCAGAAATTAAGTGCGTTGCGTACCAAAGGAATCTTGATTGTAGGCAGCGGAAATATTGTGCATAATTTGAGATTGGTCGATTATCGCAATTTCGATAAGGACAACTACGGCTACGATTGGGCAATTGAAGCAAGGGAAACGGTGAACAACTATTTATTGGACGGGAATTTTCAACCATTGATTGATTTTGAAAAACAAAGCAAAGCCTTTCAATTAGCGATTCCTACGCCAGAACATTATTTACCTTTGATTTATACGTTAGGATTAAAAGTAAAATCTGAAGAACTCAGTTTGTTCAATGATAAGCTATTGGCAGGTTCGTTGAGTATGACTTCGGTGAAGATTATGTAG
- the kdsB gene encoding 3-deoxy-manno-octulosonate cytidylyltransferase, which produces MKIIAVIPARYASTRFPAKLMQDLGGKTVILRTYEAAVRTQLFDDVFVVTDSELIFNEIISHDGKAIMSIKEHESGSDRIAEAIESIDVDVVVNVQGDEPFINIEPLEELIQIFRNDIDMKVDLASLMREIKEEEEINNPNNVKVVVDQNRFALYFSRSVIPYPREKNVGVRYMQHIGIYAFRKQALLDFYSLPMKSLEASEKLEQLRYLEFGKRIKMVETTHVGIGIDTPEDLEKARKML; this is translated from the coding sequence ATGAAAATAATAGCAGTTATACCCGCGCGTTACGCATCAACACGATTTCCAGCTAAATTAATGCAGGATTTAGGAGGAAAAACGGTGATTTTAAGAACTTATGAAGCTGCTGTTCGAACGCAATTGTTCGACGATGTTTTTGTGGTAACCGATTCAGAATTGATTTTCAATGAAATTATTTCTCACGATGGCAAAGCAATTATGAGTATTAAGGAACACGAATCAGGAAGTGATCGCATTGCAGAAGCTATTGAAAGTATTGATGTAGATGTTGTAGTCAATGTGCAAGGAGATGAGCCATTTATAAATATAGAACCTTTGGAAGAATTGATTCAGATTTTTAGAAATGATATTGACATGAAAGTAGACTTAGCTTCTTTAATGCGAGAGATAAAAGAGGAAGAAGAAATAAATAATCCAAATAATGTAAAAGTGGTTGTAGATCAAAATAGGTTTGCACTGTATTTTTCGCGTTCGGTTATTCCATATCCTAGAGAGAAAAATGTAGGTGTTCGCTATATGCAACATATTGGCATTTATGCCTTCAGAAAACAAGCTTTATTAGATTTCTATAGTTTGCCTATGAAATCTTTGGAGGCATCCGAAAAATTGGAACAGTTGCGTTATCTGGAATTTGGCAAACGCATTAAAATGGTCGAAACTACTCATGTAGGAATTGGAATCGATACTCCTGAAGATTTAGAAAAAGCTAGGAAGATGCTATAA
- a CDS encoding potassium channel family protein, with protein sequence MKKHLKKLLLGKTSKELPPKVNPIQKRIRNIQSIWNNDHQDDSGLEKIVRLILASSQLFFPGIYIKYLASKKGIAYQELASDFYILFKVALPLLILINQWQSHQWLIWIIVYFFLETLFYIPTLIFASDLFGKPRSYKRSMLLLFFNYLEIAFEYAVFYSVGNYLNKEFKHWFDPIYFSIVTSSSIGYGDLYPINPLGKFLVSTQSLLFLFFIVLFLNFFSTKINTKGYFDHDDVP encoded by the coding sequence ATGAAAAAGCATTTAAAAAAATTACTTCTTGGTAAAACCTCCAAAGAATTGCCACCAAAAGTAAATCCTATTCAAAAAAGGATAAGGAATATTCAGTCTATTTGGAACAATGATCATCAAGATGATAGCGGACTTGAGAAAATTGTTCGCTTAATTCTTGCCTCTTCACAATTATTTTTTCCGGGAATTTACATAAAATATTTAGCTAGTAAAAAAGGTATAGCTTATCAGGAATTAGCCTCTGATTTTTATATATTATTTAAAGTAGCGCTACCACTACTAATTTTAATAAATCAATGGCAAAGCCATCAATGGCTTATCTGGATCATAGTTTACTTTTTCTTAGAAACTTTATTTTACATTCCAACACTAATATTTGCGTCAGATTTATTTGGAAAACCACGTTCTTATAAAAGATCTATGCTTTTACTATTTTTTAATTATTTAGAAATTGCATTTGAATATGCGGTTTTCTATTCTGTTGGTAATTACCTAAATAAAGAATTTAAGCATTGGTTTGATCCTATTTATTTCAGTATCGTAACGTCATCGTCTATCGGGTATGGTGATTTGTATCCTATAAACCCGTTGGGGAAATTTCTTGTAAGTACACAATCGTTACTATTCCTGTTTTTTATTGTTTTATTTTTGAATTTTTTCTCTACTAAAATTAACACCAAAGGTTATTTTGATCATGATGATGTGCCTTAA
- a CDS encoding spermidine synthase, translating into MIKKIFSYLYPIKIYQSKSLLSKSIEVTWANGELVLDSENANYSYGSLQRILRFGLKKIGFSKIARMNHILLLGVAGGSVIKTLVDEIKYKNKITGVEIDPEIIKVANTYFKLNEIESLEIIIDDAFEFVLKTKNKYDLIIIDIFQDTAMPNFLFETFFVNRICSLLKSRGCILFNTMILNEVQNLRNKKYVSEFYENQFKIRTLPRVQQHNELIVIEKVD; encoded by the coding sequence ATGATAAAAAAAATATTTAGCTACCTCTATCCTATCAAAATTTATCAATCAAAATCGTTATTAAGTAAATCTATAGAAGTAACATGGGCAAATGGCGAATTAGTTCTAGATTCTGAAAATGCAAATTATTCTTACGGTAGTTTACAACGAATATTGCGATTCGGGTTAAAAAAAATTGGGTTTAGCAAAATTGCAAGAATGAATCATATATTACTTTTAGGCGTAGCTGGTGGTAGTGTCATAAAAACATTAGTAGATGAAATAAAGTATAAAAATAAAATTACGGGAGTAGAAATTGATCCTGAAATTATCAAAGTAGCCAATACTTATTTTAAACTAAACGAGATAGAGAGCCTCGAAATTATTATAGATGACGCTTTTGAGTTTGTATTAAAAACCAAAAATAAGTACGATCTCATAATTATAGATATTTTTCAAGATACCGCAATGCCTAATTTTTTATTTGAAACCTTTTTTGTCAATAGAATTTGTTCTCTTTTGAAAAGTCGTGGATGTATCCTTTTTAATACCATGATATTAAATGAAGTACAAAATTTAAGAAATAAAAAATACGTTTCTGAATTTTATGAGAATCAATTTAAAATTAGAACTCTTCCAAGAGTCCAGCAACATAATGAACTAATTGTAATTGAAAAGGTGGATTAA
- a CDS encoding 1-acyl-sn-glycerol-3-phosphate acyltransferase, translating into MKKQIYKWIFFKLMGWKIVGNIDEGVKKCVMMVMPHTSAHDFYLGIFTRGITGLEMNFVGKKELFRFPFGAYFRYMGGEPLDRSGGLNKVDSIAAIFKRREVFRLAVAPEGTRNKVTELKTGFYFIALKANVPIIPVAFDFGKKEVNLGKPVYPSGEIEEDLKILKQHFVGVKGKIPEKGYVAE; encoded by the coding sequence ATGAAGAAACAAATCTACAAATGGATATTTTTCAAGCTCATGGGTTGGAAAATAGTTGGGAATATTGATGAAGGAGTAAAGAAATGTGTGATGATGGTGATGCCGCATACCAGCGCTCATGATTTTTATTTAGGAATTTTTACTAGAGGTATTACTGGATTAGAGATGAACTTTGTAGGTAAAAAAGAATTATTTCGTTTCCCGTTTGGAGCCTATTTTAGATACATGGGAGGCGAACCACTAGATCGTTCAGGAGGATTAAACAAAGTAGATTCGATTGCAGCTATTTTTAAGAGAAGAGAAGTATTCAGACTAGCAGTGGCTCCCGAAGGTACTCGTAATAAAGTTACAGAATTAAAAACAGGTTTTTATTTTATCGCTTTGAAAGCAAATGTTCCGATAATTCCGGTAGCTTTTGATTTTGGTAAAAAAGAAGTTAATTTAGGAAAACCCGTTTATCCTTCGGGCGAAATCGAGGAGGACCTAAAAATTTTGAAACAACATTTTGTAGGAGTAAAAGGCAAAATTCCGGAAAAAGGGTATGTAGCTGAATAA
- a CDS encoding helix-turn-helix domain-containing protein — protein MVNIEDFIKRLETLLDYYSLNASSFADKIGVQRSSLSHLLSGRNKPSLDFILKILEVFPDVDLYWILNGKGTFPKNYDDNSKIDSITEGNKKENTTAAPFEESTPQNLFSEISNPVSLLETKNVESQNFAKGTNSSEIDKIVVFYTNGTFKSYNPS, from the coding sequence ATGGTAAACATAGAGGATTTTATAAAACGGTTGGAAACATTATTGGATTATTACAGTCTGAATGCTTCCTCATTTGCTGATAAAATTGGAGTGCAACGCTCTAGTTTGTCTCACCTACTTTCAGGAAGAAACAAACCAAGTTTAGATTTTATCTTAAAAATACTAGAGGTTTTTCCTGATGTAGATTTGTACTGGATTTTAAATGGTAAAGGAACATTTCCAAAAAATTATGATGACAATTCTAAAATTGACAGCATAACTGAAGGTAACAAAAAGGAAAATACTACTGCTGCTCCATTCGAGGAATCGACTCCTCAGAATCTATTTTCTGAAATTTCAAATCCCGTCAGTTTATTAGAAACAAAAAATGTAGAAAGTCAAAATTTTGCAAAGGGAACAAATTCTAGTGAAATTGACAAGATTGTCGTTTTTTATACAAATGGCACTTTTAAAAGTTACAATCCTAGTTAG